The region GTTTATTAATTAGATCATGGTATGTACCAACTTCCTCAAGATTAATCTCAAGCAACTGACGGTAATCCCTAAAATAGTTAACGTTTCCTTCCTCTGGGATGAACGTATCGTAACCGCGATTGAGGATGCGCTCAAAATTTTCAAGAAGTAAGTCTCGCTCGATCCTCATGAGAGCTTCGTACACACTAGCAGATGTATCCCAATCCTTAATATTGTATTCCAGTTGAACGATAATTGGTCCGTGGTCCAATTTCGCATCAATCTCATGAATTGTCACACCCGCTTTCTGCCCGTCCATGATTGAGAAGACATGCGGGAACCAACCTCGATGAATTGGATTGAAACCGGGATGTACATTTATACATCGAACGCATTCTACCATTTCAACTGGGAATAATTGCTTACAATGAATTGAAAAAACAACATCGTATTTATGGGCGATCACAGTAGAGCGTTCCTTTACATTCAAACGCTTGACCCCAGATAGAGGTCCATTTGGCGATTGATAAATATCTATGCAATCGTATTTATCCTTCAATTCTGAAGCCGTTGTATAGCCAAATGGATTGTCAGTAAGTATTAAAACTTTTTTCAACGTTAGAAAGCCTCTATCGCATCTATATCCGAATCCACCATCAACTCAACCAGCTGTTTGAAAAGTGTATTGTGCTCCCATCCCAGTTCGGCTTTTGCACGCGAGGGATCACCGAGAAGCAATTCAACTTCAGCTGGGCGATAAAACGCAGGATCTACCACAACATGATCTTCCCAGTTCAATCCAACATGATCAAAGGCCACCTTCACAAATTCACGTACGCTGTGTGTTTTTCCGGTTGCGATGACATAATCCTTCGGCTCATCCTGCTGCAGAATCAGCCACATCGCCTCAACGTATTCTTTCGCGTAGCCCCAGTCCCGTTTTGCATCCAGGTTTCCGAGCCGTAACTCCTTCGCCTTTCCTTGCTTGATGCGGGCGACGGTTGATGTAATTTTCCTGGTTACGAATTCGAAGCCACGACGCGGTGATTCATGATTGTAAAGAATACCGCTCGCCGCTTTGATTCCGTATGCCTCGCGATAGTTTCTGGTCAGATCGAATCCTGCAACTTTTGTGATGCCGTAAGCACTGCGGGGATGGAAGGGCGTATCTTCATTCTGCGGGGTCTCACGCACCTTCCCGAACATCTCGCTGGAACCTGCGAAGTAGAAACGGCAATCTGGTGCGTTTTCCTTGATAGAGGAGAGCAGATAATGCGTACCGTTGATATTCGTGTTGAAGGTGGAGAATTCGTCCTCGAATGAGTAGCTCACGAAACTCTGTGCCGCAAGGTGATAGCACTCATTAGGCTGCACGTCACGCACTACCTTGAACAGGCTCGGGTAGCTTTCAAGGGATGCGGGGTGCAGATGAATATCGTCAATCAAATGCTGTATGCGTCCCAATCGCTGCGTCGGTGCTTCTATAGCTACGCGGCGCACAATGCCATGTACTTCGTAGCCCTTCGCAAGGAGTAATTCCGCGAGATAGCTGCCGTCCTGTCCAGTGATACCTGTGATAAGTGCTTTCTTCATCTGATCTCACTATCTATCTGCCAGAGTTTCAATTTCTCCAAGTGCAACCTCAGCGATCAGCGTCTGCTGTATCGATTCGATTGACACCGCAACGCGCTTCTCGCCCCGGTATTCGACCATGCTTCCACGCATTCCCATGAGGGGTCCGTGCTTGACCCTCACTGCTGTACCTGCGGCAAGCCGTTCAGAAGTCACAGTCAGCTCATCCGCACTGCTGACCGCGAGGCGAACACTTTCTATTATTTCCGGACGAACTTCCGCCAGCTCTCCCGAAAAATGCACGTATTTGAGCGCTCCCGCAACGTCAAAAGCGGCCATGCGTTCGCGCTCGTTGACATGGACGAAGATGTAGCCAGGGAAGAGCGGGACGATGACTTTCTTCTTCCGGTCTGACCAGATGCGGATTTCTTCGCGGAGGGGGAGGAAATTCTCTATGTCCTTTTCGGAGAGCTGCATTTCGACTTTTTTTTCCCAGCGAGGGCGGACGTAGAGGACACGCCATTTCCGCTTAGTGACAGGCATTTGATCTTGGGGGCACGATGACACAAAGTCACAAAGACACGAAGGGGATGGTATAGCTCCGCCAATTCAGTCCCATTTTTTAGGATGAAGAGGCGGTTGAAAATCGCTTCTATGTAGAAAAAGAACACCTACTTGGGCCTGGGTTGGGCCTGTGGGGTGTTCTTCTAGCTGTGGGCTCTCCGGTGAAGGTATAGCTGACATTGGCAGAAGGATTCCCCTTCCACCAACACATTCAGCTCCTTTCTTCCTCCACTTCCCTTCCCGTTCCGCGGAGAACCTTTATCCATCAAGCGTCCAGATATCTGTAATTCAAAACTGCTTCGAACAACGTCAACCAGGCATTTATGTTGTTGCGGCCACCCTGATGTGACGCTTGCCTCGGCGTAGTTCCGCATCGCGGAACGAAGCCGGGACTAAACTCAGTCTCCTGATTCCAATCGGAGGATCTCATCCCGCAGGCGAGCGGCATCTTCGTAATCCTCCTTCGATATCGCCTCGTCCAGCTTTTCTTTCAGCTCAGTGAGCTTCTTTTCCCGCGGTTCCATGTAGGAGTCTGCGTCCATGCTGTCGCTGATGTCCTCACCCTCGGGGGTGAATCCGGCTTCGGCGAGCACTTCTTCACTGACAAAAATCGGGATGTTGTAGCGAACGGCAAGGGCAATTGCGTCGGAGGGACGAGAATCTACCTCATCTCCCACCGCGGTGTCTATGCTCAGGCGTGCATAGAACGTGCCTTCTTTCAGTTCGGTAATCGTGACTTCGGTGATGGTATAGCCCAGGGTGTCGACCACGTTCTTGAAGAGATCGTGCGTCATGGGTCGCGGTGGCTTGATGCCTTCAATCTCCAGGGCAATGGCCTGCGCCTCGAATGCCCCGATGATGATCGGCAGCCGCCGTGCTCCATCCACCTCGCGAAGGATCAGAGCATACGCCCCGCCGGAGGAGGTGGAGGTGGAGAGACCTAGTATGTCGACACGGGATTTCGCCATTTACCTATCTGTAATCATCTTCTGGGTCTTGCTGGGCGGATTCATGAATCCGCCCGGTAATCATCGAAGGTCTCTGACGGCGGATTCGTGAATCCGCCTCGTAACCTTCTGGGGGTCTGTCTGGGCGGGTTCATGAATCCGCCCTGCAAGACCCCGGGGTCTACGATCTACGCGAGGAAGGTTTTCAATTCCTCTGTCAGCGCCGGAACTACGTCGAACACGTCCCCCACGATGCCGTAGTCGGCGACCTGGAAGATGGGGGCATCTTTGTCTTTGTTGACGGCTACGATGCACTTGCTGGAGGACATGCCGGCGAGGTGCTGGATGGCGCCGCTGATGCCGAGGGCGACGTAGAGATTCGGGGAGACGGTCTTGCCCGTCTGTCCCACCTGCTCGGCATGGGGACGCCAACCGGCATCAACCACGGCGCGGGATGCGCCTGTGGCTGCACCAAGCACGCTGGCCAGGTCCTCGACGAGATTCCAGTTCTCGGCACCCTGCAGTCCGCGTCCACCAGACACAATATTCACGGCTTCCGTCACATCCAGCTTGCCGCTGGCGATGGACGTACCGGTGCTCTTCGTGGCGAAATCATCATCGGTCAGCTCGGGAGCGAACGCTTCCACAGCTGCTTCGTCTCCACTCGCCGTTCCGGCGGAGAAAACGTTGGGACGCAGGGTGAAGATTTTCTTCACGCTGTTGATTTTGATCTTGATGAGGGCCTTGCCGGCATACACGGGACGCACGGCGTGGATGTCACCGCTCTCGACAACGAGATCGGTGACATCGGGTGCAATCGCGCCGTCCATTTGCACCGCAAGACGCGGAGCAAGGTCCTTGCCCAGCGCCGTTGCCGGCATCATGACGACGTCGGCGCCTTCTTTTTCGGCAATCTGCCTGATGGTTTTGGCATATGCAGAATTTGCATAAAGCGCGAGACGGTCATCGGTTACGTGCACGGTTTTCGCGGCACCATAGCCGCCCATACCCTTCGCTGCCGCATCATCGGCACCGAACAGCACAGCCGTCACCTCCGTCCCCATCTCACCGGCGACCTTCGCAGCCGCCCGAATCGCTTCGTACCCGGCCTTCTTGACCTGTCCGTCGCGGGTTTCCGTAATTACGAGTATACTCATGATTCTATACTAAATATCTTGTGGGACACTAAGACACGGAGACACTAAGACACGAAGGGGTTTTAGAAGCGCTACCTGAAAAATTCATCTTGGTGGCTTCGTGTTTTCGTGTCTTTGTGCTCCTCCAGATTAAATGACTTTTGCTTCCTCATGCAGCAAACGCACAAGCTCTTTCACTGCGTCGGGGCCTTCGCCAACGATTTTGCCGGCTTCCTTGATGGGCGGCTTGCTCATTTCGATGACTTCGACGCGATTTTCGTAGGGTGCGGGTTCGACGTCTTCGATGGGCTTGCGCTTGGCCTGCATGATACCCTGGAGCTTCGGATAGCGGGGGTCGTTGAGTCCCTTCTGCGCCGAAATCACGGCAGGGAGCTTGCTGGTGATCGTTTCTGAACCACCCTCGATGTCGCGTTCGGCGGCGAAACTGCCATCATCGGCGATTTCCAGCTTTGCGGCGACGGAGACGGAAGGGATTTCCAGCATTTCACCGAGCAGACCGCTCATCTGCCAGCCGTCGTAGTCGATGGACTGCCGTCCGCAGAACACCACATCCGGCGCTTTGTCCTTCAGCGCATCCGCGATCGCACGGGCGGTGCCGAAACCGTCGCGGGGCTCGGAGACGATATGGAGGCCCTTGTCGGCGCCCATCGCCAGTCCCTTGCGGATCGTTTCCTTGACCGCATCCGGTCCCACGCACACAATCGTCACTTCCCCTTCACCGCGCGCCTCTTTCAGCTGCAGTCCGGCCTCGACGGCGTATTCGTCATAAGGGTTCAGAATGTACGTAACACCTGACGGATCAATCGTCTTCCCGTCACCCCCTACCTGCACTTTCGTGGTCGTGTCAGGCACATGGCTGACGCACACAAAAATATTCATCGATCGTCCTTAGCTGCGTTAAACGTATGGTTCACATTGATGTAAATATATCAGGGGCGGGGGTGTATTCCAAGCCGGAATGCAACCATAAACTTCCGCTATGCCGCGATCGTCATCTTGCCCATGCCCAGATCATTCCGCACAGTTTCGCGCGAGGCTAAGCATGGTAAATCTGACAATGCGAAGGAAAGCTAACGTAAATCGAGATTCACACGAGCCATTGCGCTTCTACTCATCTCTTACTGTATAAATACAGGTCATTTGACGAATGCACAAGTGGCCTATCCGGAAGAACCTTGTCTGTTAAAAAGTAATCAACATCTTCAAGGGAGTCGAGTAAAGCGGTCTGTCCATTCATAATTCGTGTCTTAAGCTGGATTCGTCTGTACCACCAGTGAACATTGCTAGGTGTCGCTGGGATCATTTTGTTCAGTATGTATCGCCTTCTACCCGCTTTCCGGCTAAAGCTAAGTGGCATATCTATCACCCTCTCATTCAGAACGAAAATCTGGCTTTGTTTAGGCGTATTTCGATGAACATACTCCAACATATTTCGATACTTGTTGTCAACAAGGTGAAGAGATCTCTGGAAAACCAATTGTCTTGTACTAGTTCCAACCAACACAAGTGCAACAAACAGATATCCCCATGAGAGGATTCTGCCAGAGCCGAAACGGACCTTTGTCACG is a window of bacterium DNA encoding:
- a CDS encoding dTDP-4-amino-4,6-dideoxyglucose formyltransferase; this encodes MKKVLILTDNPFGYTTASELKDKYDCIDIYQSPNGPLSGVKRLNVKERSTVIAHKYDVVFSIHCKQLFPVEMVECVRCINVHPGFNPIHRGWFPHVFSIMDGQKAGVTIHEIDAKLDHGPIIVQLEYNIKDWDTSASVYEALMRIERDLLLENFERILNRGYDTFIPEEGNVNYFRDYRQLLEINLEEVGTYHDLINKLRALTHPPYKNAYFIDSAGNKVFVSINLEKDK
- a CDS encoding GDP-mannose 4,6-dehydratase gives rise to the protein MKKALITGITGQDGSYLAELLLAKGYEVHGIVRRVAIEAPTQRLGRIQHLIDDIHLHPASLESYPSLFKVVRDVQPNECYHLAAQSFVSYSFEDEFSTFNTNINGTHYLLSSIKENAPDCRFYFAGSSEMFGKVRETPQNEDTPFHPRSAYGITKVAGFDLTRNYREAYGIKAASGILYNHESPRRGFEFVTRKITSTVARIKQGKAKELRLGNLDAKRDWGYAKEYVEAMWLILQQDEPKDYVIATGKTHSVREFVKVAFDHVGLNWEDHVVVDPAFYRPAEVELLLGDPSRAKAELGWEHNTLFKQLVELMVDSDIDAIEAF
- a CDS encoding UpxY family transcription antiterminator, which encodes MPVTKRKWRVLYVRPRWEKKVEMQLSEKDIENFLPLREEIRIWSDRKKKVIVPLFPGYIFVHVNERERMAAFDVAGALKYVHFSGELAEVRPEIIESVRLAVSSADELTVTSERLAAGTAVRVKHGPLMGMRGSMVEYRGEKRVAVSIESIQQTLIAEVALGEIETLADR
- a CDS encoding bifunctional nuclease family protein gives rise to the protein MAKSRVDILGLSTSTSSGGAYALILREVDGARRLPIIIGAFEAQAIALEIEGIKPPRPMTHDLFKNVVDTLGYTITEVTITELKEGTFYARLSIDTAVGDEVDSRPSDAIALAVRYNIPIFVSEEVLAEAGFTPEGEDISDSMDADSYMEPREKKLTELKEKLDEAISKEDYEDAARLRDEILRLESGD
- a CDS encoding electron transfer flavoprotein subunit alpha/FixB family protein, with the protein product MSILVITETRDGQVKKAGYEAIRAAAKVAGEMGTEVTAVLFGADDAAAKGMGGYGAAKTVHVTDDRLALYANSAYAKTIRQIAEKEGADVVMMPATALGKDLAPRLAVQMDGAIAPDVTDLVVESGDIHAVRPVYAGKALIKIKINSVKKIFTLRPNVFSAGTASGDEAAVEAFAPELTDDDFATKSTGTSIASGKLDVTEAVNIVSGGRGLQGAENWNLVEDLASVLGAATGASRAVVDAGWRPHAEQVGQTGKTVSPNLYVALGISGAIQHLAGMSSSKCIVAVNKDKDAPIFQVADYGIVGDVFDVVPALTEELKTFLA
- a CDS encoding electron transfer flavoprotein subunit beta/FixA family protein; amino-acid sequence: MNIFVCVSHVPDTTTKVQVGGDGKTIDPSGVTYILNPYDEYAVEAGLQLKEARGEGEVTIVCVGPDAVKETIRKGLAMGADKGLHIVSEPRDGFGTARAIADALKDKAPDVVFCGRQSIDYDGWQMSGLLGEMLEIPSVSVAAKLEIADDGSFAAERDIEGGSETITSKLPAVISAQKGLNDPRYPKLQGIMQAKRKPIEDVEPAPYENRVEVIEMSKPPIKEAGKIVGEGPDAVKELVRLLHEEAKVI